The region CCAGTTAAACACACCTTATCCAGCGACAGCATATATTAAGGGGTTTTTGAATACCCTAAATATCGATAGCTATCAAGCAGATTTGGGAATAGAGGTTATATTGAAATTGTTTAGTAAACAAGGTTTGATAGATTTGTTCGACTATGTGCATGAACACATAGAAGAGGTATCTCCTAATATACATCGTATTCTTGCTTTAGAAGAGGATTATATCTCTACTATTGACGCTGTAATTGCTTTCTTGCAAGGAAAGAACGCTACATTAGCACATGCTATCGTACAAGAAGATTACCTTCCACGAGCATCTCGCTTTGAACAACTAGAAGAATTAGAATGGGCATTCGGTACGATGGGAATACAAGATAAGGCGAAGCACTTATCTACACTGTATTTAGAGGACTTGTCTGATCTCATTGTCGAGACAGTAGATACCAACTTTGGGTTTAGTAGATATGCTGAGCGATTAGGTCGCTCTGCTCATACCTTTGATGAGATGTATGATGCATTACATCAACCTTTGACTTATATCGATGAGATTACGCTTGATCTATTGCAACAGCTAATAGACAAGACTAATCCTAAGATAATGGGATTCTCAGTACCCTTCCCTGGTAATTTATACAGCAGTTTTAGATGTGCTCAGTATATTAAGAAGAATTATCCTCATATCAAGATCACGATGGGAGGAGGATTTCCGAATACTGAGTTACGCTCATTAAAAGATGTGCGTGTATTTGAGTTCTTTGACTTTATCACTTTAGATGATGGAGAAGCTCCATTAGAGAACTTAATTCTCTATGTAGAAGGAAAGATAGCACAAGAGGAGTTAAAGCGTACGCTTATTGCTAAGGACAATGAGGTAGTTTATATCAATAATCCGCTGAAGCGTGATTATAAACAGGCAGAGGTAGGTACTCCTGATTATTCAGACTTGCCGCTTACCTCATATATTTCAGTAATAGAAGTAGTGAATCCGATGCACCGTATGTGGAGTGATGGACGATGGAATAAACTAACGATGGCACATGGATGTTATTGGGGTAAGTGTACTTTCTGTGATATTAGTTTAGACTATATCAAGGTATATGAACCAATAGCTGCAAAGCAGATTGTAGACCGTATGCAGACGTTAATTGAGCAGACGGGAGAGACAGGCTTTCACTTTGTCGATGAGGCAGCACCACCAGCACTAATGCGCGAGGTAGCGTTAGAAATCATCAGACGTAAACTAACGGTATCGTGGTGGACAAATATCCGCTTTGAGAAGAGCTTTACGAAAGACTTGTGCTTACTATTGAAAGCTTCAGGATGTGTAGCTGTATCAGGAGGATTAGAGGTAGCCTCAGATAGATTATTAAAACTAATAGACAAAGGAGTTACTGTAGAACAGGTAGCTCGTGTGAATAGAAACTTTACGGAGGCTGGTATCTTAGTACATGCTTATCTAATGTATGGTTTCCCAACACAGACTGCTCAAGAGACAATAGACAGTCTAGAGATGGTACGTCAGTTGTTTGAAGCAGGAGTAATGCAATCGGGCTTTTGGCATCAGTTTGCGATGACGGCTCACTCACCAGTAGGGATGAACCCAGAGGAATACAAGGTAGAACGTGTACATGCGGAGATGGGGACATTCGCTAATAACGATGTGCCTCACGTAGAGATGAATGGTGCGATACACGATAAGTTCTCCTTCGGGCTGAAGAAGTCATTGTTTAACTTTATGCATGGGATGTGCTTTGATATGCCATTACATGAATGGTTTGATTTTAAAGTACCTCGTACAAGCATTCCTTCAGATTATATATATACTTGTCTAAATGATGAGCCTTTAACGGTATGTAAGCCAAATCAAAAGGTAGTATGGTTAGGGACATTTCCTTATATTGAGTACTTCGAAAAGAAGAAAAAGAACAGAGTGTTTGAAATGGCTCAGTTAGTGTTTTATACGAAGCGAGAGACGATAGCAGTAGACGTGGATAGAGTGGTAGGGGATTGGTTTGTACATTTTATAGAGACTTTGAAAGAGATGGCTTCTCAAACGATTACTTATCAAGAAATGAAAAAGAGTTTTGAGGAATACACCCATGAAGACTTTGAACCATTCTGGTATTCTAAACCAGCACAAGCATTAAAGGATATGGCACTACTAGTGCTTTAAAGATATATAGCCTCATATTTATGAGGCTTTTTTGTTGGTTGTATATCAGTAGCTTACCTTCTTTATTTTTTATTTGTTAACTTTGGATTAGAAAAAGGAAAGCATGAAAAAATTGGTATTAGGTATTAGTATTGGAATATTGGCATTGATAATCGGTGGATGTAATGGTCAAAAAGGGAGTTATACGAGTAGTTTAGATGAAGAAAAAGAA is a window of Myroides oncorhynchi DNA encoding:
- a CDS encoding B12-binding domain-containing radical SAM protein; this translates as MNTTIAFITPPFTQLNTPYPATAYIKGFLNTLNIDSYQADLGIEVILKLFSKQGLIDLFDYVHEHIEEVSPNIHRILALEEDYISTIDAVIAFLQGKNATLAHAIVQEDYLPRASRFEQLEELEWAFGTMGIQDKAKHLSTLYLEDLSDLIVETVDTNFGFSRYAERLGRSAHTFDEMYDALHQPLTYIDEITLDLLQQLIDKTNPKIMGFSVPFPGNLYSSFRCAQYIKKNYPHIKITMGGGFPNTELRSLKDVRVFEFFDFITLDDGEAPLENLILYVEGKIAQEELKRTLIAKDNEVVYINNPLKRDYKQAEVGTPDYSDLPLTSYISVIEVVNPMHRMWSDGRWNKLTMAHGCYWGKCTFCDISLDYIKVYEPIAAKQIVDRMQTLIEQTGETGFHFVDEAAPPALMREVALEIIRRKLTVSWWTNIRFEKSFTKDLCLLLKASGCVAVSGGLEVASDRLLKLIDKGVTVEQVARVNRNFTEAGILVHAYLMYGFPTQTAQETIDSLEMVRQLFEAGVMQSGFWHQFAMTAHSPVGMNPEEYKVERVHAEMGTFANNDVPHVEMNGAIHDKFSFGLKKSLFNFMHGMCFDMPLHEWFDFKVPRTSIPSDYIYTCLNDEPLTVCKPNQKVVWLGTFPYIEYFEKKKKNRVFEMAQLVFYTKRETIAVDVDRVVGDWFVHFIETLKEMASQTITYQEMKKSFEEYTHEDFEPFWYSKPAQALKDMALLVL